The Anopheles coluzzii chromosome 2, AcolN3, whole genome shotgun sequence genome window below encodes:
- the LOC120949880 gene encoding collagenase-like, with translation MVKHCLSYGAVGLLIVLASCTLAIELRGPSSRISNGQAAGPTQFPFMAGILISGTNERSFCAGALISRRFVLTAAACIVGTNTFTVLLGASDMTRIEQIIPVLNIPSHIIIHPGYSALLNRDDIALLQLSRDADLTPNVQVVNLPRRYHTAFTFNDWSATVAGWGNTGNRDNEPIPLQQLQFATGSVVSNFVCGISHSFIRDGNICSSTDNGGPCNGDEGGPVWVTEGGDRFLIGVHSFHYDGLFGCDRGRSSVHTRLTEYLDWIQANTDVVIRP, from the exons ATGGTAAAGCACTGCCTTTCGTATGGTGCCGTTGGTTTGCTGATTGTGCTTGCGTCTTGTACGCTGGCCATCGAGCTGCGTGGTCCTTCGTCGCGCATCAGCAATGGACAGGCGGCTGGGCCGACCCAGTTCCCCTTCATGGCGGGAATTCTCATCTCCGGAACGAACGAGCGTAGCTTCTGTGCTGGAGCGCTAATTTCACGCCGCTTTGTGCTTACTGCAGCGGCCTGTATCGTTGG caccaacacattcaccGTACTGCTGGGCGCATCCGACATGACGCGCATCGAGCAGATCATCCCGGTGCTCAACATCCCGTCGCACATTATCATCCACCCGGGCTACAGTGCGCTACTCAACCGGGACGACATTGCACTGCTGCAGCTATCCCGCGACGCCGATCTGACGCCGAACGTGCAGGTGGTCAATCTGCCACGTCGCTACCATACCGCCTTCACGTTCAACGATTGGTCCGCCACAGTCGCCGGTTGGGGCAACACGGGCAATCGGGACAACGAGCCGATcccgctgcagcagctgcagttCGCCACCGGGTCGGTTGTGTCCAACTTTGTCTGCGGCATTTCGCACAGCTTCATCCGCGATGGGAATATCTGCAGCTCCACCGACAACGGAGGCCCGTGCAAT GGTGATGAAGGTGGCCCAGTTTGGGTGACGGAAGGTGGCGACAGGTTCCTGATCGGTGTGCACTCCTTCCACTACGACGGGCTGTTCGGATGCGATCGTGGACGATCGTCGGTACATACGCGCCTGACGGAGTATCTCGACTGGATCCAAGCGAACACTGATGTAGTGATTAGACCTTAA
- the LOC125906493 gene encoding brachyurin-like, translating to MKKFTVLAATALLLLLGQVSSTPVDPRSVDWSVVRTLHQTDAIRAKQGLAPLTDDQVRSSRISDGQIATATQFPWAVGVLISGSSSHSFCSGVLISPRFVLTAAVCISGSNTLTILLGASDMTRVEEFIGVSNILSHPNYSSFFNRDDIAILTLSSPAPIRNTIRPIDLPRWSDVGNNFNNWAATTAGWGNTGRRENEPIPIPNLHFAVDSVNSNFVCGLSHTFIRDTHICTSTDNGGPCNGDEGGPVTVTESGRTFLVGIHSFHYSGLFGCDRGRSAVHTRITEYLGWIQDNTDVTIQ from the exons ATGAAGAAGTTCACCGTGCTAGCTGCCACCgcgctgctcctgctgctgggGCAGGTATCCTCCACCCCGGTCGATCCACGATCGGTCGACTGGTCGGTGGTGCGTACGCTCCACCAAACCGATGCCATCCGTGCCAAGCAGGGCCTGGCGCCCCTAACGGACGACCAGGTACGATCGTCGCGCATCTCCGATGGACAGATCGCGACCGCCACCCAGTTCCCGTGGGCGGTCGGTGTGCTCATCTCCGGTTCGTCCTCGCACAGCTTCTGCAGCGGTGTGCTGATTTCACCACGCTTCGTCCTAACCGCTGCCGTGTGCATTTCCGG CTCCAACACGCTGACGATCCTGCTCGGTGCTTCGGACATGACCCGCGTCGAGGAGTTCATCGGTGTGTCGAACATCCTGTCCCATCCGAACTACAGCTCGTTCTTCAACCGGGATGACATCGCGATCCTGACGCTGTCGAGTCCGGCCCCGATCCGCAACACGATCCGGCCGATCGATCTGCCTCGCTGGAGCGATGTGGGCAACAACTTCAACAACTGGGCGGCGACGACGGCCGGCTGGGGCAATACGGGGCGTCGCGAGAACGAACCCATCCCCATCCCAAATCTGCACTTTGCGGTCGATTCCGTCAACTCGAACTTTGTCTGCGGACTGTCGCACACGTTCATCCGCGATACGCACATCTGCACCTCGACCGACAATGGCGGACCGTGCaat GGCGATGAAGGTGGTCCAGTGACCGTTACCGAGAGTGGCCGCACGTTCCTTGTGGGCATTCACTCGTTCCACTATTCCGGGCTGTTCGGATGTGATCGTGGTCGGTCGGCAGTGCACACGCGCATCACGGAGTATCTGGGCTGGATCCAGGATAACACCGATGTGACCATTCAGTAA
- the LOC120949881 gene encoding chymotrypsin-like, which translates to MFKLLVLCAFVAGGAMAIGTVSETRPNARISGGELTDPRAVPFIVGILISGSSSHSFCAGILISPRHVLTTASCVSNRPTLTVLLGASDMTRIQQFIGVANILIHPNYSSLFNRDDLAILTMDRDTPLNEYIQVANLPRWSHMGNTFNGFGTTISGWGNTGNRDNEPIPTPNLQSIRTPVISNTVCGISHNFIRDDHICTSGDIGGPCNGDDGGPVTITEAGQPIVIGMHSFHYSGLFGCDRGRSAVHVRLSSYLSWIEANSDAVIRP; encoded by the exons ATGTTCAAGTTGCTAGTGCTGTGCGCGTTCGTTGCCGGTGGTGCGATGGCCATCGGCACCGTGTCGGAGACGCGTCCCAACGCCCGTATCAGCGGTGGTGAGCTGACCGATCCACGGGCCGTTCCGTTCATCGTCGGCATACTCATATCCGGCTCGTCTTCCCATTCGTTCTGTGCTGGTATTTTGATTTCTCCCCGTCACGTTCTCACCACCGCAAGCTGTGTGTCCAA CCGACCGACGCTGACCGTACTACTCGGTGCATCGGATATGACCCGCATCCAGCAGTTCATCGGTGTCGCGAACATACTAATCCATCCCAACTACAGCTCCCTGTTCAACCGGGACGATCTGGCCATTCTAACGATGGATCGTGACACACCGCTGAACGAGTACATCCAGGTAGCGAACCTTCCCCGCTGGTCCCACATGGGCAACACGTTCAACGGTTTCGGCACGACGATCAGCGGCTGGGGCAATACGGGCAACCGGGACAATGAGCCAATCCCGACGCCAAACCTGCAGTCCATCCGGACGCCCGTCATCAGCAACACGGTGTGCGGCATTTCGCACAACTTTATCCGGGATGATCATATCTGTACCTCGGGCGACATCGGAGGTCCTTGCAAT GGTGATGACGGAGGTCCGGTTACGATAACGGAGGCAGGCCAACCGATCGTTATCGGTATGCATTCGTTCCACTACAGCGGACTGTTCGGGTGCGATCGTGGCCGGTCCGCCGTTCATGTGCGTCTCAGCAGCTATCTGAGCTGGATTGAAGCCAACTCGGACGCGGTAATCAGGCCGTGA